From one Anguilla rostrata isolate EN2019 chromosome 12, ASM1855537v3, whole genome shotgun sequence genomic stretch:
- the LOC135236623 gene encoding olfactory receptor 8I2-like translates to MENSTEMLFVLQGLNDTKSSKKTYFVVTLLVYIFTTLVNLTLISIIGLDRKLHDPMFIFLCNMCVNGIFGVSTFYPKILVDLSSDVSVTPYKACLAQMLVIYSYIFCEFTTLAVMAFDRYVAICKPLKYHSIITPRKVANFLCFTWLFSISESAIGMGLIARLPLCGFNIDKIYCTSWAVVKLSCVDTTINNIYGYILTIIHSLEAGVIFVSYVNIIKASARSPEERSKFMQTCLPHLISLGNFTVAIVFDVMYARYGSNTSLHTLRSFMSVEYLVVPPLLNPLIYGLKLNQIRRRIFRVCNRKTSTLK, encoded by the coding sequence ATGGAGAATTCGACTGAAATGCTGTTTGTTCTACAAGGACTAAATGACACGAAGTCAAGcaaaaaaacatactttgtcGTCACTCTTCTCGTTTACATTTTTACTACTTTAGTAAACCTGACTTTGATTTCGATAATTGGTTTAGATAGAAAGCTCCATGACCCCATGTTTATATTTCTGTGCAACATGTGTGTAAATGGGATATTTGGTGTCTCTACATTTTATCCTAAAATATTGGTGGACCTTTCATCTGACGTGAGTGTTACGCCGTATAAAGCTTGTCTCGCTCAAATGCTTGTAATATACAGTTACATCTTCTGTGAGTTCACTACATTAGCAGTGATGGCTTTTGACCGGTATGTCGCGATATGCAAGCCGCTCAAGTACCACTCCATCATAACGCCTCGGAAGGTGGCgaattttttgtgttttacctgGCTGTTTTCTATCAGTGAATCAGCTATTGGGATGGGCCTGATAGCCAGACTACCCCTCTGTGGATTTAACATCGACAAGATTTACTGCACATCCTGGGCAGTGGTAAAGCTATCATGTGTGGATACCACTATCAACAACATATACGGGTACATTCTCACGATAATACACAGTTTAGAAGCAGGGGTGATCTTTGTTTCCTATGTTAATATCATCAAAGCATCTGCGCGATCGCCAGAAGAACGCAGTAAATTCATGCAGACCTGTTTGCCCCATTTAATCTCTTTGGGCAACTTCACAGTCGCAATCGTTTTTGACGTCATGTACGCTCGCTATGGTTCCAACACCAGCCTGCATACTCTCCGCAGTTTCATGTCCGTGGAGTACCTCGTTGTTCCACCGCTGTTAAATCCCCTCATATATGGCCTCAAACTGAACCAGATCCGCCGGAGAATATTTAGAGTTTGCAATCGGAAAACCAGTACTCTGAAGTGA